From one Streptomyces chromofuscus genomic stretch:
- the nuoH gene encoding NADH-quinone oxidoreductase subunit NuoH — translation MSPYLAVEDLSMFGRDPWWLVAVKAVFCFAFLMVTVLFSIVWERKVVAWMQLRIGPNRHGPWGMLQSLADGIKLMLKEDVVVKRADKVVYVLAPIVAAIPAFMAIAVIPFGPAGNEISIFGQRTTMQLTDLPIAMLYILAVASVGIYGIVLAGWSSGSTYPLLGGLRSCAQMISYEIAMGAAFASVFLYSGSMSTSAIVEAQADRWFVLLLPVSFLIYIVTMVGETNRAPFDMPESEGDLVGGFNTEYSSIKFAMFMLAEYVNMVTVSAVSVTLFLGGWRAPWPISTFWEGANHGWWPLLWFVVKVQLLLFFFIWLRGTLPRVRYDQLMKLGWKVLIPVSVVWLMLVATVRTLRNENYAFADIALYVGGGVLALLLLSFVVDFLRDRAKAAPEPPAQQPAFDPMAGGFPVPPLPGQELPPVPRRRSRRERELIVSGGPDTQSDGSLGGSTDGKEASDG, via the coding sequence ATGAGCCCGTACCTCGCCGTGGAAGACCTCTCCATGTTCGGCCGCGACCCCTGGTGGCTGGTCGCTGTCAAGGCGGTCTTCTGTTTCGCCTTCCTGATGGTGACCGTGCTGTTCTCCATCGTCTGGGAGCGCAAGGTCGTCGCCTGGATGCAGCTGCGCATCGGCCCCAACCGGCACGGCCCCTGGGGCATGCTCCAGTCGCTCGCCGACGGCATCAAGCTGATGCTGAAGGAGGACGTCGTCGTCAAGCGCGCGGACAAGGTCGTCTACGTCCTCGCGCCGATCGTCGCCGCCATCCCGGCCTTCATGGCGATCGCCGTGATCCCGTTCGGGCCGGCCGGCAACGAGATCTCGATCTTCGGGCAGCGCACCACGATGCAGCTGACCGACCTGCCCATCGCCATGCTGTACATCCTGGCGGTCGCCTCGGTCGGCATCTACGGCATCGTGCTGGCGGGCTGGAGCTCCGGATCCACCTATCCGCTGCTCGGCGGGCTGCGGTCCTGCGCCCAGATGATCTCCTACGAGATCGCCATGGGCGCCGCCTTCGCCTCGGTGTTCCTCTACTCGGGCTCCATGTCGACGTCGGCGATCGTCGAGGCGCAGGCGGACCGCTGGTTCGTGCTCCTGCTGCCGGTGTCGTTCCTGATCTACATCGTGACGATGGTCGGCGAGACCAACCGCGCCCCGTTCGACATGCCCGAGTCCGAGGGCGACCTGGTCGGCGGGTTCAACACCGAGTACTCGTCGATCAAGTTCGCGATGTTCATGCTCGCCGAGTACGTCAACATGGTCACCGTCTCGGCCGTGTCCGTGACGCTCTTCCTGGGCGGCTGGCGGGCGCCCTGGCCGATCAGCACCTTCTGGGAGGGCGCCAACCACGGCTGGTGGCCGCTGCTCTGGTTCGTGGTCAAGGTGCAGCTGCTGCTGTTCTTCTTCATCTGGCTGCGCGGCACGCTCCCGCGGGTCCGCTACGACCAGCTGATGAAGCTCGGCTGGAAGGTCCTCATCCCGGTCTCCGTGGTCTGGCTGATGCTCGTCGCCACCGTGCGGACGCTGCGGAACGAGAACTACGCCTTCGCCGACATCGCCCTCTACGTCGGCGGCGGTGTCCTCGCCCTGCTGCTGCTCTCCTTCGTCGTGGACTTCCTCCGCGACCGTGCCAAGGCCGCACCCGAACCGCCCGCCCAGCAGCCCGCCTTCGACCCGATGGCCGGTGGGTTCCCCGTGCCGCCGCTGCCCGGACAGGAACTGCCACCGGTGCCGCGGCGCCGCTCGCGTCGGGAGCGGGAGCTGATTGTCAGTGGTGGGCCCGATACTCAGAGTGACGGATCTCTGGGTGGATCTACGGATGGAAAGGAGGCGTCCGATGGCTGA
- the nuoI gene encoding NADH-quinone oxidoreductase subunit NuoI translates to MAEEPKETKPGFQNPVAGFGVTFKAMFKKRLTEQYPEQQKTTAPRFHGRHQLNRHPDGLEKCVGCELCAWACPADAIYVEGADNTDEERYSPGERYGRVYQINYARCILCGLCIEACPTRALTMTNDFELADSSRANLIYTKEQLLAGLEEGMVDSPHAIYPGMDEQDYYRGLVTEAAPGTERQVARSKDEVVQEADSTFGGTEPASEKVIGR, encoded by the coding sequence ATGGCTGAGGAGCCCAAGGAGACCAAGCCCGGTTTCCAGAACCCCGTGGCCGGCTTCGGCGTGACCTTCAAGGCCATGTTCAAGAAGCGGCTGACCGAGCAGTACCCGGAGCAGCAGAAGACCACTGCCCCCCGGTTCCACGGACGGCACCAGCTCAACCGCCATCCGGACGGCCTGGAGAAGTGCGTCGGCTGTGAGCTGTGCGCCTGGGCCTGCCCCGCGGACGCCATCTACGTGGAGGGCGCGGACAACACCGACGAGGAGCGCTACTCCCCGGGCGAGCGGTACGGGCGGGTGTACCAGATCAACTACGCCCGCTGCATCCTGTGCGGCCTGTGCATCGAGGCGTGCCCCACACGCGCGTTGACCATGACGAACGACTTCGAGCTCGCCGACTCCAGTCGCGCCAACCTCATCTACACCAAGGAGCAGCTGCTGGCCGGTCTCGAGGAGGGCATGGTCGACTCGCCGCACGCCATCTACCCGGGGATGGACGAGCAGGACTACTACCGGGGCCTGGTGACGGAGGCCGCGCCCGGCACCGAGCGACAGGTCGCCCGCTCCAAGGACGAGGTCGTCCAGGAGGCCGACTCCACCTTCGGAGGGACCGAACCGGCGTCGGAGAAGGTGATCGGCCGATGA
- a CDS encoding NADH-quinone oxidoreductase subunit J, which yields MTAQLAAYSTSTGEAVQFWILGTVAMIGALCTVFMKKAVHSALCLAGTMIVLAVFYLANGAYFLGIVQIVVYTGAIMMLFLFVVMLVGVTAADSLKETIKGQRWLAMLCGLGFGVLLVGGIGNASLKDFNGLGQANASGNVEGLAALIFTKYVFAFELTGALLITAAVGAMVLTHRERTERAKTQRELSEQRVREGKYVPPLPAPGVYARHNAVDIAGLLPDGTPSDLTVSKTLRERGQIRDVSTEALNDLRALEQRAQERLERDEIEPPTFKRTEEASK from the coding sequence ATGACCGCGCAACTCGCCGCCTACAGCACCTCCACCGGAGAGGCCGTCCAGTTCTGGATCCTCGGCACGGTCGCGATGATCGGCGCCCTGTGCACCGTCTTCATGAAGAAGGCCGTGCACAGCGCGCTCTGCCTGGCCGGCACCATGATCGTCCTGGCGGTGTTCTACCTCGCCAACGGCGCCTACTTCCTGGGCATCGTGCAGATCGTCGTCTACACCGGCGCGATCATGATGCTGTTCCTGTTCGTGGTGATGCTGGTCGGTGTCACGGCGGCGGACTCCCTGAAGGAGACCATCAAGGGCCAGCGGTGGCTGGCCATGCTCTGTGGCCTCGGCTTCGGCGTCCTGCTCGTCGGGGGCATCGGCAACGCCTCCCTGAAGGACTTCAACGGCCTCGGCCAGGCCAACGCGAGCGGCAACGTGGAGGGCCTCGCGGCCCTCATCTTCACCAAGTACGTCTTCGCCTTCGAGCTCACCGGCGCCCTGCTGATCACGGCCGCCGTCGGCGCCATGGTGCTCACCCACCGCGAGCGCACCGAACGCGCCAAGACCCAGCGCGAGCTGTCCGAGCAGCGCGTGCGCGAGGGGAAGTACGTACCGCCGCTGCCGGCGCCCGGCGTGTACGCGCGGCACAACGCCGTGGACATCGCGGGCCTGCTGCCCGACGGCACCCCGTCCGACCTGACGGTCAGCAAGACGCTGCGCGAGCGCGGCCAGATCCGTGACGTGTCCACCGAGGCGCTCAACGACCTGCGGGCCCTCGAACAGCGGGCGCAGGAGCGGCTGGAGCGCGACGAGATCGAGCCGCCGACGTTCAAGCGGACCGAGGAGGCGTCGAAGTGA
- the nuoK gene encoding NADH-quinone oxidoreductase subunit NuoK — protein sequence MNPVNYLYLAALLFTIGATGVLIRRNAIVLFMCIELMLNACNLAFVAFSRMHGNLDGQIIAFFTMVVAAAEVVVGLAIIVSLFRSRHSASVDDASLMKL from the coding sequence GTGAACCCGGTCAACTACCTCTACCTCGCCGCTCTGCTGTTCACGATCGGCGCCACCGGTGTGCTGATCCGGCGGAACGCGATCGTGCTGTTCATGTGCATCGAGCTGATGCTCAACGCCTGCAACCTCGCGTTCGTCGCCTTCTCCCGGATGCACGGCAACCTCGACGGCCAGATCATCGCGTTCTTCACGATGGTCGTCGCCGCGGCGGAGGTCGTGGTCGGTCTCGCGATCATCGTGTCGCTGTTCCGTTCCCGCCACTCGGCCTCGGTCGACGACGCCAGCCTGATGAAGCTCTAA
- the nuoL gene encoding NADH-quinone oxidoreductase subunit L — translation MENLIALLIAAPLLGAAVLLCGGRRLDAVGHWIGTVLAFVSFALGAVLFAGLLGRGAGDRTLTQHLFSWIPVEGFQADVAFQLDQLSMTFVLLITGVGSLIHLYSVGYMEHDERRRRFFGYLNLFLAAMLLLVLADNYLLLYVGWEGVGLASYLLIGFWQHKPSAATAAKKAFLVNRVGDMGLSIAIMLMFTTFGTFAFGPVLGGHEEQGLVGDTSEGMLTAIGLMLLLAACGKSAQVPLQSWLGDAMEGPTPVSALIHAATMVTAGVYLIVRSGAIFNAAPDAQLVVTIVGAVTLLFGAIVGCAKDDIKKALAGSTMSQIGYMTLAAGLGPIGYAFAIMHLVTHGFFKAGLFLGAGSVMHGMNDEVDMRKYGGLRTYMPITFVTFGLGYLAIIGFPGLSGFFSKDKIIEAAFAKGGTEGWILGGCALLGAAITAYYMTRVMLLTFFGEERWRHAATASPAEPDVEPAAETRGEHAEPHPHESPKVMTIPMIVLAVGSVFAGAFFGIGERFVHWLEPVTGFEHGHPPVGALTVTLSTVAVMVIGVAIAYAQYGRRPVPVVAPRGSLLTRAARRDLLQDDFNHVVLVRGGEHLTRSLVYVDHTLVDGVVNGTAASVGGLSGRMRRLQSGFARSYAVSMFGGAAVLVAATLLMRAV, via the coding sequence GTGGAGAACCTGATTGCGCTGCTGATCGCGGCGCCCCTGCTCGGAGCGGCCGTCCTGCTGTGCGGCGGCCGACGGCTCGACGCCGTCGGCCACTGGATCGGCACGGTCCTCGCGTTCGTCTCCTTCGCCCTCGGCGCGGTCCTCTTCGCCGGCCTGCTGGGCAGGGGCGCGGGGGACCGGACGCTGACACAGCACCTGTTCAGCTGGATCCCCGTCGAGGGCTTCCAGGCGGACGTCGCCTTCCAGCTCGACCAGCTGTCGATGACGTTCGTGCTGCTGATCACGGGCGTCGGCTCGCTGATCCACCTGTACTCGGTCGGATACATGGAGCACGACGAGCGGCGCCGCCGCTTCTTCGGCTACCTGAACCTGTTCCTCGCGGCGATGCTGCTGCTCGTCCTCGCCGACAACTACCTGCTGCTGTACGTCGGCTGGGAGGGCGTCGGTCTCGCCTCCTACCTGCTCATCGGCTTCTGGCAGCACAAGCCCAGCGCCGCCACCGCCGCCAAGAAGGCCTTCCTGGTCAACCGCGTCGGCGACATGGGCCTGTCCATCGCGATCATGCTGATGTTCACGACGTTCGGCACCTTCGCCTTCGGGCCGGTGCTCGGCGGGCACGAGGAGCAGGGCCTCGTCGGTGACACCTCCGAGGGGATGCTCACCGCGATCGGTCTGATGCTGCTGCTCGCCGCCTGCGGCAAGTCCGCCCAGGTGCCGCTGCAGTCCTGGCTCGGGGACGCGATGGAGGGCCCGACCCCGGTCTCGGCCCTGATCCACGCCGCGACGATGGTGACGGCGGGCGTGTACCTGATCGTCCGGTCCGGCGCGATCTTCAACGCGGCACCCGACGCACAACTGGTCGTCACGATCGTCGGAGCGGTCACGCTCCTGTTCGGTGCGATCGTCGGTTGCGCCAAGGACGACATCAAGAAGGCGCTGGCCGGCTCGACCATGTCGCAGATCGGCTACATGACCCTGGCCGCCGGCCTCGGTCCCATCGGTTACGCCTTCGCGATCATGCACCTGGTGACGCACGGCTTCTTCAAGGCCGGGCTGTTCCTCGGCGCCGGCTCGGTGATGCACGGCATGAACGACGAGGTCGACATGCGCAAGTACGGCGGCCTGCGCACGTACATGCCCATCACCTTCGTCACCTTCGGCCTCGGCTACCTCGCGATCATCGGCTTCCCCGGCCTGTCCGGCTTCTTCTCCAAGGACAAGATCATCGAGGCGGCGTTCGCCAAGGGCGGCACCGAGGGCTGGATCCTCGGCGGCTGCGCGCTGCTGGGCGCGGCCATCACGGCGTACTACATGACGCGCGTGATGCTGCTGACGTTCTTCGGCGAGGAGCGCTGGCGGCACGCGGCGACCGCGTCCCCGGCCGAGCCGGACGTGGAGCCCGCCGCCGAGACGCGGGGCGAGCACGCGGAACCGCACCCGCACGAGTCGCCCAAGGTCATGACGATCCCGATGATCGTGCTGGCGGTCGGGTCGGTCTTCGCCGGCGCGTTCTTCGGCATCGGGGAGCGCTTCGTGCACTGGCTGGAGCCCGTCACCGGGTTCGAGCACGGGCACCCGCCGGTCGGCGCGCTCACGGTCACGCTGTCCACGGTGGCCGTGATGGTGATCGGTGTCGCGATCGCCTACGCGCAGTACGGCCGCCGCCCGGTCCCGGTCGTCGCCCCGCGCGGGTCGCTGCTCACCCGGGCCGCCCGCCGCGACCTGCTCCAGGACGACTTCAACCACGTCGTCCTGGTCCGCGGCGGCGAGCACCTCACGCGGTCCCTGGTGTACGTCGACCACACCCTGGTCGACGGAGTCGTCAACGGCACGGCGGCCTCGGTCGGCGGCCTGTCCGGACGGATGCGCAGGCTGCAGAGCGGCTTCGCGCGGTCGTACGCGGTCTCGATGTTCGGCGGCGCGGCGGTTCTCGTCGCCGCGACCCTGCTGATGAGGGCGGTCTGA
- a CDS encoding NADH-quinone oxidoreductase subunit M, producing the protein MSFPLLTATAALPALGAIATAAVPAARRTAAKWLALLVSLATLVLALTVLVRFDPDGARYQLTESHAWIADFGVRYELGVDGIAVALIALTALLIPFIVLAGWHDADPLETGSRRWRPTQGFFALILAVEAMVILSFEATDVFLFYIFFEAMLIPMYFLIGGFGDRAHEHGEKVASTQRSYAAVKFLLYNLVGGLIMLAAVIGLYVVAGNFSLTEIAEARANGSLEMATSTERWLFLGFFFAFAVKAPLWPLHTWLPNAMQESTAPVAVLITAVVDKVGTFAMLRFCLQLFPEASKWATPVILVLALISIVYGALLAVGQRDMKRLIAYASISHFGFIIMGIFAMTSQGQSGATLYMVNHGISTAALMLVAGFLISRRGSRLIADYGGVQKVAPVLAGTFLIGGLATLSLPGLAPFVSEFLVLVGTFARYPVIGIIATFGIVLAALYTLVLYQRTMTGPVKPEVSAMPDLRVRELVVVAPLVALLIFLGVYPKPVTDIVNPAVKQTMSDVQKQDPRPEVEAAK; encoded by the coding sequence ATGTCCTTTCCTCTGCTGACAGCGACGGCGGCGCTCCCGGCGCTCGGGGCGATCGCCACGGCCGCCGTCCCGGCCGCGCGGCGCACCGCCGCCAAATGGCTGGCGCTGCTCGTCTCGCTCGCCACGCTCGTCCTCGCCCTCACGGTCCTGGTCCGCTTCGACCCGGACGGCGCCCGCTACCAGCTCACCGAGTCGCACGCCTGGATCGCCGACTTCGGCGTCCGGTACGAGCTGGGCGTGGACGGCATCGCGGTGGCGCTGATCGCGCTGACCGCCCTGCTGATCCCGTTCATCGTCCTGGCGGGCTGGCACGACGCCGACCCGCTGGAGACCGGCAGCAGGCGGTGGCGGCCCACCCAGGGCTTCTTCGCCCTGATCCTGGCCGTCGAGGCGATGGTGATCCTCTCCTTCGAGGCCACCGACGTCTTCCTCTTCTACATCTTCTTCGAGGCCATGCTCATCCCGATGTACTTCCTCATCGGAGGCTTCGGGGACCGCGCCCACGAGCACGGTGAGAAGGTGGCGTCGACGCAGCGGTCGTACGCGGCCGTGAAGTTCCTGCTCTACAACCTGGTCGGCGGCCTGATCATGCTGGCCGCGGTGATCGGCCTGTACGTGGTGGCGGGGAACTTCTCCCTCACCGAGATCGCCGAGGCCCGGGCCAACGGCTCGCTGGAGATGGCGACCAGCACCGAACGCTGGCTGTTCCTCGGCTTCTTCTTCGCCTTCGCGGTGAAGGCGCCGCTGTGGCCGCTGCACACCTGGCTGCCCAACGCCATGCAGGAGTCCACCGCCCCGGTCGCCGTGCTCATCACGGCGGTCGTGGACAAGGTCGGCACCTTCGCGATGCTCCGCTTCTGCCTCCAGCTGTTCCCGGAGGCGAGCAAGTGGGCGACACCCGTCATCCTCGTGCTCGCCCTGATCAGCATCGTGTACGGCGCCCTGCTCGCCGTCGGCCAGCGCGACATGAAGCGCCTGATCGCGTACGCGTCGATCTCGCACTTCGGCTTCATCATCATGGGCATCTTCGCGATGACCAGCCAGGGCCAGTCCGGCGCGACGCTCTACATGGTCAACCACGGGATCTCGACGGCCGCGCTGATGCTGGTGGCCGGCTTCCTGATCTCGCGGCGCGGCTCGCGGCTCATCGCGGACTACGGCGGTGTCCAGAAGGTCGCTCCGGTGCTCGCCGGCACCTTCCTGATCGGCGGCCTGGCGACCCTGTCGCTGCCCGGACTCGCACCCTTCGTCAGTGAATTCCTGGTCCTGGTCGGCACGTTCGCGCGCTACCCGGTGATCGGCATCATCGCCACCTTCGGCATCGTCCTCGCCGCGCTCTACACCCTCGTCCTCTACCAGCGGACGATGACGGGCCCGGTGAAGCCGGAGGTCTCCGCGATGCCGGATCTGCGGGTGCGTGAACTCGTGGTGGTCGCCCCGCTGGTCGCGTTGCTGATCTTCCTGGGCGTCTACCCGAAGCCCGTCACGGACATCGTCAACCCGGCGGTGAAGCAGACCATGTCCGACGTACAGAAGCAGGACCCCCGGCCCGAGGTGGAGGCGGCCAAGTGA
- the nuoN gene encoding NADH-quinone oxidoreductase subunit NuoN, translating into MSATAVHSLWTTAAEPLGKIDAPKIEYAQLSPMLIVIGAAIIGVLVEAFVPRKSRYYAQMFVSAVGLAAGFAAVVALAADGYGTTKARIAAMGAIAVDGPALFLQGTILLAGLVALFTFAERRLDPAAHGNRVDSFAAQAASVPGSDSEKAAVKAGFTTTEVFPLLLFAVSGMLLFPAANDLLTLFVALEVFSLPLYLMCALARRKRLMSQEAAVKYFLLGAFASAFTLFGIALLYGYSGSMSYGTIAQVVDGTITDITPALANTMGNDVLLLLGAALIVMGLLFKVGAVPFHMWTPDVYQGAPTPVTGFMAAATKVAAFGALLRILYVVLPGLRWDWRPVMWGVAIVTMLGGAIVAITQTDIKRLLAYSSIAHAGFILAGVIATTPDGVSSVLFYLLAYSFVTIGAFAVVTLVRDAGGEATHLSKWAGLGRRSPLVAAVFAVFLLAFAGIPLTSGFAGKFAVFKAAAEGGAAPLVVIGVISSAIAAFFYIRVIVLMFFSDPKPEGPTVAVPSPLTVTAIGVGVAVTLVLGVAPQYFLELAGDAGVFVR; encoded by the coding sequence GTGAGTGCAACAGCCGTCCACAGCCTGTGGACAACCGCGGCCGAGCCCCTCGGCAAGATCGACGCGCCGAAGATCGAGTACGCCCAGCTCTCGCCCATGCTGATCGTGATCGGCGCGGCGATCATCGGGGTGCTGGTCGAGGCGTTCGTCCCGCGCAAGTCCCGTTACTACGCGCAGATGTTCGTGTCCGCCGTGGGGCTGGCCGCCGGCTTCGCCGCGGTCGTCGCCCTCGCCGCGGACGGGTACGGCACCACGAAGGCCCGGATCGCGGCCATGGGCGCGATCGCGGTCGACGGACCGGCCCTGTTCCTGCAGGGCACCATCCTGCTGGCCGGGCTGGTCGCCCTGTTCACCTTCGCCGAGCGGCGGCTCGACCCGGCCGCGCACGGCAACCGGGTCGACTCCTTCGCCGCGCAGGCGGCGTCGGTACCCGGCAGCGACAGCGAGAAGGCGGCGGTCAAGGCCGGTTTCACCACCACCGAGGTCTTCCCGCTGCTGCTCTTCGCGGTCTCCGGCATGCTGCTCTTCCCCGCGGCCAACGATCTGCTGACGCTCTTCGTGGCCCTGGAGGTCTTCTCGCTGCCGCTGTACCTGATGTGCGCGCTGGCCCGCCGCAAGCGGCTGATGTCGCAGGAGGCCGCGGTCAAGTACTTCCTGCTCGGCGCGTTCGCCTCCGCGTTCACGCTGTTCGGCATCGCGCTGCTGTACGGCTACTCCGGCTCGATGTCGTACGGCACGATCGCGCAGGTCGTCGACGGCACCATCACCGACATCACTCCCGCCCTCGCGAACACGATGGGCAACGACGTGCTGCTGCTGCTCGGCGCCGCGCTGATCGTGATGGGGCTGCTGTTCAAGGTGGGAGCGGTGCCGTTCCACATGTGGACGCCGGACGTGTACCAGGGCGCGCCGACGCCGGTGACCGGCTTCATGGCGGCGGCGACGAAGGTCGCCGCGTTCGGCGCGCTGCTGCGCATCCTGTACGTCGTGCTGCCCGGCCTGCGCTGGGACTGGCGGCCGGTGATGTGGGGCGTCGCGATCGTCACCATGCTGGGCGGCGCGATCGTCGCGATCACCCAGACCGACATCAAGCGACTGCTCGCGTACTCGTCGATCGCGCACGCGGGATTCATCCTCGCGGGTGTCATCGCGACCACGCCGGACGGTGTGTCCTCCGTGCTCTTCTACCTGCTGGCGTACTCGTTCGTGACCATCGGGGCGTTCGCGGTGGTGACGCTGGTGCGGGACGCCGGCGGTGAGGCGACGCACCTGTCCAAGTGGGCCGGGCTCGGACGCAGGTCGCCGCTGGTGGCGGCCGTGTTCGCGGTTTTCCTGCTGGCCTTCGCCGGCATCCCGCTGACCTCGGGTTTCGCCGGCAAGTTCGCCGTGTTCAAGGCGGCGGCGGAGGGCGGCGCGGCGCCGCTCGTGGTGATCGGCGTGATCTCGTCGGCGATCGCCGCGTTCTTCTACATCCGGGTGATCGTGCTGATGTTCTTCAGCGACCCGAAGCCGGAGGGGCCGACGGTGGCGGTGCCGTCGCCGCTGACGGTGACGGCGATCGGGGTGGGCGTGGCAGTCACGCTGGTGCTGGGCGTGGCGCCGCAGTACTTCCTGGAGCTGGCCGGGGACGCGGGGGTGTTCGTGCGCTGA
- the recQ gene encoding DNA helicase RecQ, producing the protein MGGTGGVGGMAAVADSEALAALHKVFGYDAFRGEQEAVIEHVVAGGDAVVLMPTGGGKSLCYQIPALVRPGTGIVVSPLIALMQDQVDALRALGVRAGFVNSTQDFDERRVVEAEFLAGELDLLYLAPERLRLDATLDLLSRGKISVFAIDEAHCVSQWGHDFRPDYLTLSLLGERWPDVPRIALTATATRATHQELTQRLNMPTARHFVASFDRPNIQYRIVPKADPKKQLLSFLREEHAGDAGIVYCLSRKSVESTAEFLTRNGIEAVPYHAGLDAGTRAAHQSRFLREDGLVVVATIAFGMGIDKPDVRFVAHLDLPKSVEGYYQETGRAGRDGLPSTAWMAYGLNDVVQQRKLIQSGEGDEAFRRRAAAHLDAMLALCETARCRRGQLLAYFGQDPDPAGCGNCDTCLTPPETWDGTIAAQKVLSTVVRLQRERGQKFGAVQIVDILLGKRTGKVIQFDHDQLSVFGIGQELTEGEWRGVVRQLLAQGLLAVEGEYGTLVLTEASGAVLRREREVPLRKEPKKPVSAGAGSSSSGRGERKAKAAATELPEELLPAFEALRAWRAEQAREQGVPAYVIFHDATLREIATVWPTTVAQLGGIGGVGEKKLATYGEGVLAVLASVGGAPGTAAAADAAPAAADATPAAAADATDADPEAHDDWPETDAEPEPDDWMQQ; encoded by the coding sequence ATGGGTGGGACAGGCGGGGTAGGCGGCATGGCGGCAGTGGCTGACAGCGAGGCGTTGGCTGCACTCCACAAGGTGTTCGGGTACGACGCCTTCCGTGGAGAGCAGGAAGCGGTCATCGAGCATGTGGTGGCCGGTGGCGACGCCGTCGTCCTCATGCCGACCGGCGGCGGCAAGTCCCTCTGCTACCAGATCCCGGCCCTCGTCAGACCGGGCACGGGCATCGTCGTCTCGCCGCTCATCGCCCTGATGCAGGACCAGGTGGACGCGCTGCGAGCGCTCGGTGTGCGCGCCGGGTTCGTCAACTCCACGCAGGACTTCGACGAGCGGCGCGTGGTGGAGGCCGAGTTCCTCGCCGGCGAACTGGACCTGCTGTACCTGGCGCCGGAGCGGCTGCGACTCGACGCCACGCTGGACCTGCTGTCGCGCGGGAAGATCTCCGTCTTCGCGATCGACGAGGCGCACTGCGTGTCCCAGTGGGGGCACGACTTCCGGCCCGACTACCTGACGCTGTCGCTGCTCGGCGAGCGCTGGCCCGACGTGCCGCGGATCGCGCTCACGGCGACCGCCACGCGGGCCACGCACCAGGAGCTCACCCAGCGGCTGAACATGCCGACGGCCCGGCACTTCGTGGCGAGCTTCGACCGGCCCAACATCCAGTACCGGATCGTGCCCAAGGCGGACCCCAAGAAGCAGCTGCTGAGCTTCCTGCGCGAGGAGCACGCGGGCGACGCGGGGATCGTCTACTGCCTGTCGCGCAAGTCGGTGGAGTCGACGGCCGAGTTCCTGACCAGGAACGGGATCGAGGCGGTGCCGTACCACGCGGGGCTGGACGCGGGTACGCGCGCGGCACACCAGTCCCGCTTCCTGCGCGAGGACGGGCTGGTCGTCGTGGCGACGATCGCCTTCGGGATGGGCATCGACAAGCCGGACGTGCGGTTCGTGGCCCACCTGGACCTGCCGAAGTCGGTGGAGGGCTACTACCAGGAGACGGGCCGTGCCGGGCGGGACGGGCTGCCGTCCACGGCCTGGATGGCGTACGGCCTCAACGACGTCGTACAGCAGCGCAAGCTGATCCAGTCAGGCGAGGGCGACGAGGCGTTCCGGCGCCGGGCGGCGGCGCATCTGGACGCGATGCTCGCACTGTGCGAGACCGCCCGGTGCCGCCGGGGCCAGCTGCTCGCCTACTTCGGGCAGGACCCGGACCCGGCCGGCTGCGGCAACTGCGACACCTGTCTCACGCCGCCCGAGACCTGGGACGGCACCATCGCGGCGCAGAAGGTGCTGTCGACGGTGGTGCGGCTGCAGCGGGAGCGGGGTCAGAAGTTCGGCGCGGTGCAGATCGTCGACATCCTGCTGGGCAAGCGCACCGGCAAGGTGATCCAGTTCGACCACGACCAGCTCTCCGTGTTCGGCATCGGCCAGGAGCTCACCGAGGGCGAATGGCGGGGTGTCGTCCGGCAGCTGCTGGCGCAGGGTCTGCTCGCGGTCGAGGGGGAGTACGGGACGCTGGTGCTGACCGAGGCCAGCGGTGCGGTGCTGCGGCGGGAGCGGGAGGTGCCGCTGCGCAAGGAGCCGAAGAAGCCGGTGAGCGCGGGGGCCGGGTCCTCGTCGTCCGGGCGGGGCGAGCGCAAGGCCAAGGCCGCCGCGACCGAGCTGCCCGAGGAACTGCTGCCCGCATTCGAGGCGCTGCGCGCCTGGCGCGCCGAACAGGCCCGCGAACAGGGCGTCCCGGCCTACGTCATCTTCCACGACGCCACGCTGCGGGAGATCGCCACGGTGTGGCCCACCACGGTGGCTCAGCTCGGCGGCATCGGCGGAGTCGGCGAGAAGAAACTGGCGACGTACGGGGAGGGCGTGCTGGCGGTGCTGGCCTCCGTGGGCGGTGCGCCCGGCACGGCTGCGGCGGCCGACGCGGCACCGGCAGCGGCGGACGCGACCCCGGCCGCCGCGGCCGACGCGACCGACGCGGACCCGGAGGCGCACGACGACTGGCCCGAGACGGACGCGGAGCCGGAGCCTGACGACTGGATGCAGCAGTAG